ATCGGAACAGAAGAGGCGGTTGCATTCCTGGTTCAACAACTGGGAGAGGCAAAGACAGCCGACCGCCAGAGAGTCTTTCTGGATTCAATTAACAGCGCTCTGCGTGGACGCCGTAAATTTCCAATGCCTGAACCGTGGACAGCGGTCGGTAAGAAGTTGATCAATAGTCAGGACCCTTTGGTCCGATCACGGTCATTATCATTGGCCGTGACTTTTGGCGATCCAGCGGCGATGCAACGTTTGAGAGAAATCGCAGTGGACCAAAAGAGTGATTTGGCAGGCCGCAAGGCGGCTTTGGCTTCTCTGCTGGGAGCACAAGACCCTCAACTGGTCCCGATTTTAATTGGTCTTTTGGATGAAAAGAATTTACGCCGCGAAGCACTGCGGGGTCTGGCCGGTTATGCGGATGCAGAAACAGCGCCTGCGATTCTGAAACGCTATCCGCAGTTCGATTTGAACGAAAAGCGGGATGCACTCAATACGCTCGCCAGTCGATCCGATTATGCACATCAGCTCGTGGCGGCTGTGGAAGCGAAAGAGATTCCATCGAAAGATCTGTCGGCGGAAATTATTCGTCAGTTAGGTAACCTGAAAGATAAAAGTCTGAACGAGAAAATTGGTAAGGTCTGGGGCATCGTGCGCGAGTCGGCGGCGGATAAGAAAAAACTGATCGCCAGCTATAAAAACATGCTTTCACGACCGCATCCAACGCCTGATCTGCATTTAGGACGGGCTGTGTTTGCGAAGACCTGCCAGCAGTGTCATAAGTTATTTGGAACGGGTGAATCGATTGGTCCGGAACTAACTGGTTCCAACCGGGCCAACATGGATTATCTGTTATCCAATGTGATTGATCCGAGTGCCGTGATGGCGAAGGATTATCAGCCGGTGGTGATTGTGACAGAGTCCGGGCGGATTGTAACCGGGATCATCAAGAAAGAAGATAAGAATGCGGTGACGGTCGCGACTGCCAATGAAACGGTGATCATTCCCCGTGATGAAATCGATGAAATGAGCCTGAGTGATAAATCGATGATGCCCGACAATTTGTGGAAGCAGTTGAGCCGGGTTGAAGTGCGATCGCTGGTTGCTTATCTGGCGAGTTCGCAACAGGTGCCGATGCAGGCGACCAAAGATAATTTGAAACTGTTCTTTAACGGTCAGAATCTGACGGGCTGGACGGGGGACAGCCAGCTCTGGTCTGTTGAAAATGGCGAGATTGTGGGTCGTTCACCGGGCATCAAGCGGAACGAGTTTCTGGTGAGTGATCTGCGTGTCGGCGATTTTGAGTTGAAGGCCAAAGTCAAACTGACTCCGAATGCAGGCAACAGTGGAATTCAGTTCCGCAGCAGTCTGGAATCGGGCGGGCACGTCAAAGGGTATCAGGCGGACGTCGGCAAAGGCTGGTGGGGCAAGCTGTACGAAGAACATGGTCGCGGCCTGCTGTTTGAGAAATCAGGTGAGGAACATGTGCAGGAAGGGGAATGGAACGAGTATCGGATTGTCGCCGTTGGTCCTCGGATTCGGACCTATATCAATGGAAAGCTCTGTACCGACCTGAATGATCCGCAAGGGGCGAAAGCGGGAATCATCGCATTCCAGATTCATTCCGGCGGCCCGATGGAAGTGCGGTTCAAAGATCTGGAATTACAACTCGGGCCGATTGCCGATTAACGAACGAGCAGGCTGGTTCTCAGGGTGCTGTGGGGGACCAGCCTGTGGAATTCCACCTGGTATCGACATTGATGCGCCGCAGATAGGCACTGAGTTGTCCTGCGTGATGCTGCACGTGTCGTAGATTGTAGATGTGCAGTTCTCCCCGCGTGAGTTGGGACAGCCAGTAGAAACCGGCAGACTGTTTGAGCGACGCTTCATTCTCTGCGGCAATCGTCTCACGCATTTTCTGAAGACAGGCCTGCAAATAGTCGGAAACGAGTGCCTGTGTGATGGGGTGATTCGTTTTCGGTTTAAACCAGTTCTCATTGAACTCGTTGTGAAACTCTCTCAGCTGAAAACTGTCGTTGTCGGGAGAGAGGTACAGGTCTACGTAACAGAGCGTATGATAGGCAACATGTCCGAATTCCATGTTGGCTATGCGATTTTCCCAGCGATCAGGCGGGCAACTCTGAATGCATTCATTCAACATACTGAGCGCCGCTTCAAACTGTCCTGTAATGCTGGTCTTAATGTATTCAAGCATGGAACCTTCCTTACTCAAAGAAACCGCACTCTCTTAAATACAGCACGCTCTGTTTCACGCGATTGTGATGTTCTTCCAGTGTGAGTTCAGGCTCCCCTTCGATGCCTTCGATCTCCAGGCTGTAGGGGCCTTCAAAATTATGATCTTCCAGAATGAAACGGACTTTGAGAAAATCGACGCCCCCCGCTTCGCCGAGTGTCGTGAAATTCCAGTCTTTGTATTTGCAGTAGGAATCTTTCAGATGGACGTGTTTCACATAGTGGACCACTTCATGCAGCGATTCCAGAACGTTGGCATGTTTGTTGTAATAGTTGATGTTGCCCGTATCAAAGTTAAGCCTTAAGTGGGGATGATCCAGATCCTGCATCGCGCGAAGCATGCCGGCTGCATTCACGCAAATTCCCGGGTGGGTTTCGAAGCAGTAAGTGATTCCTTTCGAGGCGGAATAATCTCCGATCTCACGCAAGTTTTTGTAGAGATCCTCTCTCTGTGATTCCTGCTCAATTTCTCCGGCACCGCCAACGACCAGTTTGACTCCCAGCAGATGTGCCAGGTCGAGTTTCTGTTTTGTGATTGAGACAATCTCGGGGTCGAGCGGATTTCCACTGGTAATGTTACAGCTGGAAAGTTTGACGTGATGTTTTTTCAGGAGGTCTTTCACTTGCTCCACGTTGTCGGCTGTGGACGCATTGGTGAGCAGGGGCGTTTCTTTGAAGAACGAAGGAACACCATGGTTTTTGATATTCAGTTCCAGGTGGGACAGCCCGGCATCATGGATGTGTTCGATTGCAGCGATGGGACCAAAGCGACCATAGGAATTTGTCAAACAGGAGACAAGAGCGGCCATGCGTTTTACTTTCTCTAACAAGGAACTTCAAACAGTTATTGCAGTACTGCTATTAGAATGTTACTTTGACCCAGCATCAAATTCAAAGCCACTTGGCCAAAGTCCCTGATCCGGGCTGCCTCTTTAGAGGCATGGAAGAGGTTTTCTCATGGTTGAGACCCAGGAACAACTGAAAACGGCATTATCGCACCATCAATCGGGCGAACTGGATCAGGCAGAACAGATCTACCTGAGCGTGCTGAAGTCTGATGCCCAGCATTGGGAAGCCATGTATTATCTGGGGACGTTGCAATTGCAACGTGGGGAACTGGATCAGAGCATTACCAATTTTCTCAAAGTGACCCAGTTACAGCCTGAGTTGCCAGACGTGCACAATAATTTAGGCGTTGCCTACCATGCTGCCGGCAAGTGGCAGGAGTCGGGCCAGTCGTTTGAGCAGGCACTGCGGATTAATCCTCACTATGAACGTGCTTATTTCAACCTGGGGTCATTGTTGGAAAGCCGCAGTTTATTTACGGAAGCAGCGAAGTGCTATCGGAAATCATACGACTTAAACAAAGAGAATCTGGAAACCTATCAGAAGCTGGCTGATGTGCTCAAGTTGGCAGGCGACTGGGCTGAGGCGGGAGCAATCTATCGAGAACTGTTGGGAATACATCCTGATGATTTTAATCTGGCGATGAAACTGGCATACGTGCTGGTATTGCAACGACAGTATCACGACGCGATTCAATTATATGAGTCGATGTTAAAGACGCATCCGGAACATTATCAGATTCTGGTGAGTTTGAGTTACGTGTATGAATCGATGGGAAATATCCAAGCGGCCATTCAGTCTGCGGAACGTTCGATTCAAGTGGCGCCCGTCCAGCCCGAAGGATATAACAATCTGGGAAATGCGCTCAAATTGAAGCATGATATTGCAGGAGCCTGCGAGAATTTCAAGAAAGCGATTAGCCTGCGTCCCGATTTTGCGATGGCCGAGTTCAATCTGGCGACCACTTATATGCTGGATGGAGATCTGGCAGCAGGCTGGCGGGGCTATGAACGGCGCGCCGATATTGGCCCGGCACCGCGC
This window of the Gimesia fumaroli genome carries:
- a CDS encoding DinB family protein; the protein is MLEYIKTSITGQFEAALSMLNECIQSCPPDRWENRIANMEFGHVAYHTLCYVDLYLSPDNDSFQLREFHNEFNENWFKPKTNHPITQALVSDYLQACLQKMRETIAAENEASLKQSAGFYWLSQLTRGELHIYNLRHVQHHAGQLSAYLRRINVDTRWNSTGWSPTAP
- a CDS encoding sugar phosphate isomerase/epimerase family protein; the protein is MAALVSCLTNSYGRFGPIAAIEHIHDAGLSHLELNIKNHGVPSFFKETPLLTNASTADNVEQVKDLLKKHHVKLSSCNITSGNPLDPEIVSITKQKLDLAHLLGVKLVVGGAGEIEQESQREDLYKNLREIGDYSASKGITYCFETHPGICVNAAGMLRAMQDLDHPHLRLNFDTGNINYYNKHANVLESLHEVVHYVKHVHLKDSYCKYKDWNFTTLGEAGGVDFLKVRFILEDHNFEGPYSLEIEGIEGEPELTLEEHHNRVKQSVLYLRECGFFE
- a CDS encoding tetratricopeptide repeat protein — protein: MVETQEQLKTALSHHQSGELDQAEQIYLSVLKSDAQHWEAMYYLGTLQLQRGELDQSITNFLKVTQLQPELPDVHNNLGVAYHAAGKWQESGQSFEQALRINPHYERAYFNLGSLLESRSLFTEAAKCYRKSYDLNKENLETYQKLADVLKLAGDWAEAGAIYRELLGIHPDDFNLAMKLAYVLVLQRQYHDAIQLYESMLKTHPEHYQILVSLSYVYESMGNIQAAIQSAERSIQVAPVQPEGYNNLGNALKLKHDIAGACENFKKAISLRPDFAMAEFNLATTYMLDGDLAAGWRGYERRADIGPAPRVVYAGPSWQGEPLAGKSIFLWCEQGFGDTFLFVRFAIELKRQGAAQVLLLCQTELAALLQSIPEIDQILIEGNEIPEYDYQSALLSIPRYLETSQETIPVDVPFFVPPAERRQYWHDVLSEYEGKKIGLNWSGNLNFPKDEFRSIPLETFLPLGKVPGIQLVSLQQVNGLDQIAPLQTSWNLLQPGAEYEAETGNFTEVAALIQNLDLVITSDTAVAHLAGCLGVPVWILVSQLPEWRWLLDRTDSPWYPTARLFRQADLGEWEPAILEVKAALEA